Proteins encoded by one window of Syntrophus gentianae:
- the recN gene encoding DNA repair protein RecN, translating into MLSQLKIRNFALIDTLDISFGEGLNILTGETGAGKSIIVGAIGLLLGDRASTEDIRSGTEAAEVEALFELDKGDIVQDKLAQAGLDCAEELVIRRVISRSGKNRVYINGNLATLNLLAKVSESLMNICGQREHSILLDADRHLDMLDSFGRLDSLRSEYSGMFSAWQDLQLKFAELAETKKRRSEQEELARFQLSEIRSAKITLQEDDLLEARRGILLSVQKLMDAAGLAHELLYDREESVLASLKNVISCVREIRKIDKSLNLSESELEAHYYPLEEAAFTLRDYARHLAPDPERLIEIEDRLEVLKRLKKKYGGTLEGVLKKKEKLEKALTDLSCLEEDLERTKSTVRDAELQMEDIARKLSSARRQTATRLEQAIEEELRSLRMEEAVFKVIFINEIENRDLFFNSRGIDRVEFYLSANAGEEPKPLNRIASGGELSRIVLVMKKVLAEVGDVGIIIFDEVDSGIGGETADRVGNKLRDVARHSQVLCITHLPQIACYGDRHYQVVKTADNFRTTTRIQPLSEEDRPREIARMLGGREQTEITKRHAREMLERAAGR; encoded by the coding sequence ATGCTGTCACAACTGAAGATCCGTAATTTTGCCCTGATCGATACGCTGGATATCTCCTTCGGCGAAGGCCTCAACATTCTTACAGGAGAAACCGGCGCAGGGAAATCCATTATTGTCGGGGCCATCGGGCTTTTACTGGGCGACAGGGCATCAACCGAAGACATCCGTTCGGGAACCGAGGCGGCAGAGGTGGAAGCCTTATTTGAATTGGACAAGGGGGACATTGTTCAGGATAAATTAGCGCAGGCTGGTCTTGACTGCGCAGAGGAACTAGTCATTCGGCGGGTGATTTCACGCTCCGGAAAAAACCGCGTCTATATCAACGGAAATCTGGCGACCCTGAATCTCCTGGCTAAAGTCAGCGAATCGCTGATGAACATCTGCGGTCAACGGGAACACTCGATCCTTTTGGATGCGGATCGCCACCTGGATATGCTCGATTCCTTCGGACGACTGGACTCTCTCCGGAGCGAGTATAGCGGGATGTTTTCAGCCTGGCAGGATCTTCAACTGAAATTTGCAGAATTGGCCGAGACAAAGAAACGCCGCTCTGAACAGGAAGAACTTGCCCGCTTTCAACTGTCCGAGATCCGTTCGGCGAAAATAACGCTTCAGGAAGATGATCTTCTGGAAGCCCGACGGGGCATACTGCTTTCCGTACAGAAACTGATGGACGCTGCCGGTCTTGCCCATGAGCTCCTCTACGACCGGGAGGAATCTGTTCTTGCCTCCCTGAAGAATGTGATCTCCTGTGTTCGGGAAATCCGGAAGATTGACAAATCGCTGAACCTTTCAGAATCAGAGCTGGAAGCCCATTATTATCCCCTGGAGGAAGCAGCCTTTACCCTGCGGGATTACGCACGGCACTTGGCCCCGGATCCGGAAAGGCTCATTGAAATTGAAGATCGTCTGGAGGTCTTGAAACGTCTGAAAAAAAAATACGGCGGTACGCTCGAAGGGGTTCTTAAAAAGAAGGAGAAACTGGAGAAGGCCCTGACGGATCTATCCTGCCTGGAAGAGGATCTGGAGCGGACGAAGTCGACAGTGCGGGATGCAGAACTTCAAATGGAGGATATTGCCCGAAAGCTCTCTTCCGCAAGGCGGCAGACCGCAACGCGGCTGGAGCAGGCCATCGAAGAGGAACTGCGAAGTCTTCGCATGGAAGAGGCGGTTTTCAAGGTGATCTTTATAAATGAGATAGAGAATCGGGATCTGTTCTTCAATTCCCGGGGAATCGACCGTGTCGAGTTTTATCTTTCCGCCAATGCCGGTGAAGAACCGAAACCGCTGAATCGGATCGCTTCCGGGGGAGAACTGTCCCGAATCGTCCTGGTGATGAAAAAGGTTCTGGCAGAGGTCGGCGACGTCGGCATCATTATTTTCGATGAAGTGGACAGTGGCATCGGTGGAGAAACGGCGGACCGTGTGGGAAATAAACTGCGCGACGTCGCCCGACATTCCCAGGTGCTCTGTATTACGCATCTTCCTCAGATTGCTTGTTATGGAGACCGGCATTACCAGGTTGTCAAAACCGCGGACAATTTTCGGACAACGACGAGGATTCAACCCCTTTCCGAGGAGGACCGACCGAGGGAAATAGCCCGGATGCTCGGCGGACGGGAACAGACGGAAATCACGAAACGTCATGCCCGGGAAATGCTTGAACGGGCGGCAGGGAGGTAG
- a CDS encoding N-acetyltransferase produces MLRKARIGDVKTIHRMINVSSGKGEILPRSLMDIYGNLRDFFVYTDEEQNSLIGICAMSIIWENLAEIRSLFVEESRRKEGIGRRLVEACISEAITLDLYRIFTLTFQVEFFSRLGFEIVDRSTLSEKIWTDCFRCSKYPDYCDEVAMILEL; encoded by the coding sequence ATGTTAAGAAAAGCTCGAATCGGCGATGTCAAAACGATTCACCGGATGATCAATGTCTCTTCGGGAAAAGGAGAAATCCTCCCCCGTTCCCTCATGGATATTTACGGCAACTTGCGGGATTTTTTCGTTTATACCGATGAAGAGCAGAATTCTCTGATCGGGATCTGCGCCATGAGCATCATCTGGGAAAATCTCGCTGAAATACGCTCACTCTTTGTCGAGGAGTCACGACGAAAGGAAGGTATCGGCCGTCGGCTCGTGGAGGCCTGCATTTCCGAAGCCATTACCTTGGATCTTTACCGCATCTTCACCCTGACCTTCCAAGTGGAGTTCTTTTCCAGGCTGGGATTCGAGATTGTTGACCGCTCGACTCTATCGGAAAAAATATGGACGGATTGCTTCCGCTGTTCAAAATATCCGGATTATTGCGACGAAGTGGCCATGATCCTCGAACTTTAG
- a CDS encoding murein transglycosylase A has product MKKKSKNRRRSWIVLIGLLFLIPFLTWGCASQPKPRDQQPQPQPQIQPSTPVPIPPPISKPPQSPHPGSTQEPKATLPEELEPPHPYSLTLLKPEEIPLLLDDLPTDSLLAAIDKSLLFYSRVPAEIRYPMGPIFCTAEELRETLLLFRKILKNSSSEEEKKRIIAASFDFYQSAGRDQKGTVLFTGYFEPIFKGSLQKEEAYPFPLYQPPEETVVINLGKFKRKYEGESLTGRLLNGEVVPHYTRKEIDGQGSLSGRNLEIGWAADSIDLFFLHIQGSGIMVLPDGRNVRVGYARSNGHPFRGLAKVLLERGKITERDMTHEAVKSYLQNHPEERAELMQQNPSYVFFRILDSENVGSHNVPLTAGRSIATDPKYFPKGALALIRLRKPVFSGNGSGTGWVPFSRFVLNQDAGGAIKGTGRVDLFCGTGHDAEKVAGSIKEQGNLFFLLKKKGISGNGAATVF; this is encoded by the coding sequence ATGAAGAAGAAAAGTAAGAATAGGCGAAGGTCATGGATTGTCCTGATTGGTCTTCTGTTTCTCATACCTTTTTTGACCTGGGGGTGTGCCTCCCAGCCAAAACCCCGGGATCAGCAACCCCAACCGCAGCCGCAAATTCAGCCAAGCACGCCTGTTCCAATTCCGCCACCCATATCAAAACCGCCGCAATCGCCGCATCCCGGATCGACTCAAGAGCCGAAAGCCACGCTTCCGGAAGAACTTGAACCTCCCCATCCGTACTCTCTGACACTCCTGAAGCCGGAAGAGATCCCCCTGCTGCTGGATGATCTCCCAACGGATTCCCTGCTGGCGGCTATTGATAAGAGCCTGCTCTTCTACAGCCGCGTTCCTGCAGAAATCCGTTATCCCATGGGACCGATTTTCTGCACCGCTGAAGAGTTAAGGGAAACCCTTTTATTGTTCCGGAAAATCCTTAAAAACAGCTCTTCCGAGGAGGAAAAAAAGAGGATAATCGCCGCATCCTTTGATTTTTACCAATCAGCAGGTCGTGATCAAAAGGGGACGGTTCTGTTTACCGGATATTTTGAGCCGATCTTCAAAGGATCCCTGCAAAAAGAAGAGGCTTATCCCTTCCCTCTCTATCAGCCGCCGGAAGAAACCGTGGTAATCAATTTAGGGAAATTTAAAAGAAAATACGAAGGGGAATCTCTGACCGGGCGTCTTCTCAATGGGGAAGTGGTCCCTCATTACACCCGCAAGGAGATTGATGGGCAGGGAAGCCTGTCAGGCCGGAATCTCGAAATTGGATGGGCAGCCGATTCAATTGATCTGTTTTTCCTGCACATTCAGGGATCGGGCATCATGGTGCTGCCGGATGGAAGGAACGTACGGGTCGGTTATGCCCGATCAAACGGCCACCCCTTCCGCGGTTTGGCGAAAGTGCTTCTGGAAAGAGGGAAAATTACGGAAAGGGACATGACGCACGAGGCCGTCAAAAGTTATCTTCAAAACCACCCGGAGGAGCGCGCCGAACTGATGCAGCAGAATCCGAGCTATGTCTTTTTCCGGATACTGGATAGCGAGAATGTCGGTTCGCACAATGTACCGCTCACAGCCGGACGTTCCATTGCCACGGATCCGAAATATTTCCCCAAGGGTGCACTGGCCCTGATTCGTCTGCGGAAACCCGTATTTTCGGGAAATGGTTCAGGGACGGGATGGGTTCCCTTTTCGCGATTTGTTCTCAATCAGGATGCGGGGGGAGCCATCAAGGGGACCGGAAGGGTTGACCTGTTCTGTGGAACCGGTCATGATGCAGAGAAAGTCGCCGGCAGCATCAAGGAGCAGGGGAACCTTTTTTTCCTTCTGAAGAAAAAAGGAATCTCCGGTAATGGCGCAGCCACGGTCTTTTGA
- a CDS encoding HU family DNA-binding protein — MTKAELISVIAEEAGITKASASKALASYVGVVARELKKNGKLGLVGFGTFSVVKRKAREGRNPQTGKAIKIPAKKVVKFKPGKELSDKVK; from the coding sequence ATGACGAAGGCGGAATTGATTTCAGTGATTGCAGAAGAAGCAGGAATTACAAAAGCGTCCGCGTCAAAAGCACTGGCCAGCTATGTCGGAGTAGTGGCCAGGGAACTTAAAAAGAATGGGAAACTGGGGCTTGTCGGCTTTGGAACATTTTCCGTCGTCAAGAGAAAAGCCCGCGAGGGCAGAAATCCCCAGACGGGTAAAGCCATCAAGATTCCGGCAAAGAAGGTCGTTAAATTCAAGCCGGGGAAGGAATTATCGGACAAAGTAAAATAA
- the trpS gene encoding tryptophan--tRNA ligase, which yields MTTKRILSGMRPTGKLHLGNLHGALKNWVNLQNENNYECFYFVADWHALTSDYGDTGQILENITDMVIDWLSAGLDPQKSTLFVQSKIKEHAELFLLLSMITPLPWLERNPTYKEMKEELTNRDLSTFGFLGYPVLQAADIIIYKAHGVPVGVDQLPHVELTREIARRFNFLYREIFPIPEPLISDVPKLLGIDGRKMSKSYGNSIFISDTGDELSKKIMSMFTDPQRMRKTDPGRPEICNVFSFHQLYSEEESIKEIDVECRRAGIGCIECKKRLAARITEGLKSVHERQEYYRSHMQEVSDIIEDGNARAEKIAKATLGEVREAVKI from the coding sequence TTGACGACGAAAAGAATACTAAGCGGAATGAGGCCCACGGGAAAACTTCATCTTGGCAATCTGCACGGGGCGTTAAAGAACTGGGTGAATCTTCAGAACGAAAATAATTATGAATGTTTTTATTTCGTGGCCGACTGGCACGCGCTGACCAGTGATTATGGCGACACGGGACAGATCCTGGAAAACATTACCGATATGGTCATTGACTGGTTGAGCGCTGGTCTGGATCCTCAGAAGAGCACGCTTTTCGTTCAATCAAAGATCAAGGAGCATGCGGAACTCTTTCTCCTGCTGTCCATGATTACCCCGCTTCCATGGCTGGAGCGAAATCCCACTTATAAGGAGATGAAAGAAGAGCTTACCAATCGCGATCTGTCGACTTTCGGTTTTCTGGGGTATCCCGTGCTTCAAGCGGCGGACATCATCATTTACAAGGCACACGGCGTACCTGTGGGCGTTGATCAGTTGCCCCACGTGGAACTGACTCGGGAGATCGCCCGGCGATTCAACTTCCTCTACCGGGAAATTTTTCCCATTCCCGAGCCGCTGATTTCGGACGTCCCCAAACTCCTGGGAATCGATGGAAGAAAAATGAGCAAGTCCTATGGCAATTCCATCTTCATCAGCGACACGGGCGACGAGCTGAGCAAGAAAATCATGTCGATGTTCACGGATCCCCAGCGGATGAGAAAGACCGATCCCGGAAGACCTGAGATCTGCAATGTCTTCAGTTTTCACCAGCTTTATTCAGAGGAGGAAAGTATCAAGGAAATCGACGTCGAGTGCCGCAGGGCGGGAATCGGATGCATTGAATGCAAGAAACGCCTGGCTGCTCGAATTACCGAGGGGCTGAAGTCCGTTCATGAACGGCAGGAATACTATCGGAGTCATATGCAGGAAGTCTCTGATATCATTGAGGACGGCAATGCCCGTGCCGAGAAAATTGCAAAAGCGACTCTCGGTGAAGTTCGGGAAGCCGTGAAAATCTGA
- a CDS encoding pseudouridine synthase, with protein sequence MKERLQKIIARSGLASRRKAEEMIREGRVSVNSEIVREFGSKADIDRDEIRVDGKLICAEETKTYLMLNKPRGYVTTLHDPQKRPMVISLLPELGVRLFPVGRLDYDSEGLLLMTNDGRFAQHVQHPRYRISKTYRVKISGRLNAGEFRRLQSGLDLEDGKFIPDEVSLEEINPKSSWLILKISEGRNRVIRRAFEQLGHPVLRLIRTAVADLQLGSLGEGDYRFLKGWEIRQLLSPRKKSESLDRSREGK encoded by the coding sequence ATGAAAGAAAGGCTGCAGAAGATCATCGCCCGCTCGGGACTGGCCTCCCGGCGTAAAGCGGAGGAAATGATCCGCGAAGGACGGGTCAGTGTCAATTCGGAAATCGTTCGGGAGTTCGGTTCCAAGGCGGATATCGACCGGGACGAGATCCGCGTGGATGGAAAACTGATCTGTGCCGAAGAAACGAAGACCTATCTGATGCTGAACAAGCCCCGGGGATATGTGACGACACTTCATGACCCCCAAAAAAGGCCCATGGTGATTTCCCTTCTTCCGGAGCTGGGGGTGCGGCTTTTCCCCGTCGGGCGTCTCGATTACGATTCTGAAGGTCTGCTCCTGATGACCAATGACGGTCGTTTTGCCCAGCATGTTCAACACCCCCGTTATCGTATCTCCAAAACGTACCGGGTCAAGATTTCAGGCAGGCTGAACGCCGGTGAATTTCGTCGTCTGCAGAGCGGTCTGGATCTGGAAGATGGGAAATTCATTCCCGATGAGGTTTCCCTCGAAGAAATCAACCCTAAGAGCTCATGGCTGATCCTGAAGATCAGCGAGGGACGCAACCGGGTCATTCGCCGGGCTTTTGAACAACTGGGGCATCCTGTTTTAAGACTGATCCGGACTGCCGTTGCGGATCTGCAGCTTGGAAGTCTCGGAGAAGGGGATTACCGTTTCCTCAAGGGATGGGAAATCCGTCAGCTTCTCTCGCCTCGGAAAAAGAGCGAATCACTTGACAGATCCAGGGAGGGAAAATGA
- a CDS encoding DUF4139 domain-containing protein: protein MKNIGTFVAPLSALALITLFFPFLRVFAAPVDVTLFPQSAQVMEISRVPVHFEGMGRGTVQLILPGRVSPEDLKIFLDEDPDLKISNLSWRILPSRRSAQSEAQSKQLRNLMEERKRLSAVIKGLETEIAFWQSQTKAKTKTLKDAMNLSAAISRSTKKAWQEKMNLEGECEKLDLRIKNLSEELKKTSTEDNAEREVTLSLTGLNPEKKNLSLKYSYTLANCGWSPLYRLEGRSLQGRVDFSWDAEVWQNSTQDWNGVKLSLASQPVVPSTLTTREKSTEWKIEAPKTVKRKSSGKVEQADSASIPTQNPVAPFKRFLGQRSLPKGQKQIIPVENATWPATFTPLLRPFSQRSSLIGAAVISPLPLQIPLNSALFLLDGVLVGRYDFDFYGQEKKLFFGSDPSIFAEIKMLSKPQDVTVIEGEKQVWDWHWQTVVKNEGSREVKVRIEEPVPQIRDRRIKSEVRGEPEVLTEASGVGSRDLELKPGGSRTLETSVHIEAPRDLHVEMSWTP from the coding sequence ATGAAAAATATCGGGACTTTTGTCGCCCCTTTGTCGGCATTGGCACTGATCACTCTATTTTTCCCTTTTTTACGGGTCTTTGCCGCACCCGTCGACGTGACCCTTTTTCCCCAATCTGCTCAGGTGATGGAGATATCCCGAGTACCGGTGCATTTTGAGGGCATGGGACGGGGAACGGTTCAACTGATCCTTCCCGGACGGGTTTCGCCGGAGGATCTGAAAATTTTTCTGGACGAAGATCCGGATTTGAAAATATCCAATCTTTCCTGGCGTATCCTGCCATCTCGCAGATCTGCCCAGAGCGAGGCGCAATCGAAACAGCTCCGGAACCTGATGGAGGAACGGAAGCGGCTTTCGGCGGTCATCAAGGGCTTGGAAACAGAAATCGCCTTCTGGCAATCGCAGACGAAGGCAAAGACCAAAACACTGAAAGATGCGATGAACCTTTCTGCCGCTATTTCCCGGAGTACGAAAAAAGCCTGGCAGGAAAAGATGAACCTGGAAGGAGAATGCGAAAAACTGGATCTGCGCATCAAAAACCTTTCGGAGGAATTGAAGAAAACCTCTACAGAAGACAATGCCGAGCGGGAAGTGACTCTGTCGCTGACGGGATTGAACCCGGAGAAGAAGAATCTTTCTCTTAAATATTCCTATACCCTGGCAAATTGCGGCTGGTCGCCTCTTTACCGTCTTGAAGGTCGGTCTCTCCAAGGGCGCGTCGACTTTTCCTGGGATGCCGAGGTATGGCAGAACAGCACACAGGACTGGAATGGTGTGAAGCTTTCCCTGGCAAGCCAACCTGTTGTTCCATCGACTTTGACAACTCGTGAAAAATCAACGGAATGGAAAATAGAAGCTCCGAAGACGGTTAAACGCAAGAGTTCTGGAAAAGTTGAACAAGCAGATTCGGCTTCAATCCCAACCCAAAATCCTGTCGCTCCCTTCAAGAGATTTCTGGGACAGCGTTCTCTTCCCAAGGGGCAAAAGCAGATTATTCCCGTTGAAAATGCAACCTGGCCGGCTACGTTTACCCCATTGCTTCGGCCCTTTTCCCAGCGCTCCTCGCTCATCGGGGCAGCCGTCATCTCCCCTTTACCCCTGCAGATTCCGCTAAATTCAGCTTTGTTCCTGCTGGATGGCGTGCTGGTGGGTCGCTATGATTTTGATTTTTACGGCCAGGAGAAGAAGCTGTTTTTCGGCAGTGATCCTTCTATCTTTGCCGAAATCAAGATGCTGTCAAAACCGCAGGATGTAACGGTCATAGAAGGGGAAAAGCAGGTTTGGGATTGGCACTGGCAGACGGTCGTAAAAAATGAAGGGAGCCGGGAAGTTAAAGTCCGGATCGAAGAACCGGTCCCACAGATAAGGGATCGCCGGATCAAGTCAGAAGTTCGGGGAGAGCCGGAGGTTCTCACCGAAGCGTCGGGCGTCGGGAGCCGGGATCTGGAATTAAAGCCAGGCGGCAGCCGCACCCTGGAAACATCGGTTCACATCGAAGCCCCTCGCGACCTTCATGTGGAAATGAGCTGGACTCCTTGA
- a CDS encoding glycogen/starch synthase produces the protein MPSVIFYFQLHQPFRIHPDRDKFLWDEENKEIFLKTSERSYRPALDMFTALIQRHPEFRITLSMSGTFLEQATLYDPGVINALRSLLDAGRDNQQVEFLNETYFHSLTSLFSDPHKEEFREQVTGHRKCIRKLFGIFPLSFRNTELIYNNSVADIVADMGYLSILCEPRWNSSAAAETGPILPNTVYRAKGTNLIVIPRNHLLSNAVAFEFVQRRLSPEQYASSIAAVDGNVVLLGYDLEHIGGHIRESEGIFDFWRGLPATLEKYENLRIETPTNVAARYKYESCPSLDLQYSSSSSWMDIVRNTFGWLESPTQYELFKDVENLEGSARRAGSEFLTRWRNLTISDQLYYLNNRMGPENAICRYDNPYEGSPIRATQILTRKIDYLESFIHRFEILKKPAKTPIMLITPETGRLPHHMGTLAQYISGKSGGQGEVVAALCEGLLERGVDVHLATLNLKKRFQLESQMTESQWREIRYKIEAENIHLISSAIFADNLSAYSGDPLRTAAEFQREIVNNVIKTVRSRHDGRLILHSHDWMAGGVITAYAKSTNVPVLHTVHNVFTENLPLSLLEGVNLPSIAEDIYYSEAYGQACVDCQATAIKNATLINFVGERFLREVVNDFFLDRPLVPSSVRSEVKAKYYNDAARAIINAPASVMYPENCPSLVQKYGVDDPIMQAKRENLVEFQKRTGLNVNPDAILFFWPSRLDPVQKGVELLEAVAQRFITTYPSVQIAIVGDGIGSDRTHVDILGKIAYASQGRIAYHRFDEGLSMLGFAAASDVFGASLYEPCGQIDQVGNLFGATATNRDTGGYHDKISELRLKIDGAPQDVGNGFLFRDYDPGGLWYGLEKSMFFHRKPLHVREAQIRRIMKESREKYDLQAMIAQYIRIYEKLNGGKPLV, from the coding sequence ATGCCATCTGTCATTTTTTATTTTCAGTTGCACCAGCCTTTCCGTATTCATCCCGATCGAGATAAATTTCTCTGGGATGAGGAAAATAAAGAAATTTTTCTCAAGACTTCAGAAAGATCCTATCGCCCTGCGCTGGATATGTTTACCGCTCTGATCCAACGACATCCTGAGTTCAGGATTACCCTGAGCATGTCAGGGACCTTTCTGGAACAGGCAACTCTCTATGATCCTGGAGTGATCAATGCCCTGAGGTCCCTTCTGGACGCCGGAAGAGACAACCAACAGGTGGAGTTTCTCAATGAAACATACTTTCACTCCCTGACCTCTCTCTTTTCCGATCCGCACAAAGAGGAATTCCGGGAACAGGTAACGGGACATCGGAAATGCATCCGAAAGCTCTTTGGCATATTCCCCCTTTCCTTTCGGAATACGGAGCTGATCTATAACAATTCCGTGGCCGATATCGTTGCCGACATGGGGTACCTTTCCATATTGTGTGAACCCCGCTGGAATTCTTCAGCCGCTGCAGAAACAGGTCCGATACTGCCGAATACCGTGTACCGCGCCAAGGGGACGAATCTTATTGTGATTCCCCGCAACCATCTCCTGAGTAATGCCGTTGCCTTCGAATTCGTCCAACGGCGCTTATCCCCGGAGCAATACGCAAGTTCGATTGCCGCAGTAGACGGTAACGTGGTCCTGCTGGGCTATGATCTGGAGCATATCGGCGGCCACATCCGCGAAAGTGAGGGAATCTTCGACTTCTGGAGAGGATTGCCCGCCACCCTGGAAAAATATGAAAATCTCCGCATTGAAACTCCGACAAACGTCGCGGCACGCTACAAATATGAGTCCTGTCCCTCCCTGGATCTCCAATATTCATCGTCTTCCTCCTGGATGGATATCGTACGGAACACCTTCGGCTGGCTGGAAAGTCCAACGCAATACGAACTATTCAAGGACGTGGAAAATCTGGAAGGCTCGGCGCGCCGGGCTGGGAGTGAATTTCTCACTCGCTGGCGCAATCTTACGATTTCGGATCAGCTCTACTATCTTAACAACCGTATGGGACCAGAGAATGCCATTTGCCGTTACGACAATCCCTATGAGGGATCTCCGATCCGTGCAACACAAATTCTGACAAGGAAAATCGATTATCTGGAGAGTTTTATTCACCGTTTCGAAATATTGAAAAAACCCGCGAAAACACCCATTATGCTGATCACACCGGAAACCGGTCGATTGCCACACCATATGGGTACGTTGGCGCAATACATTTCCGGCAAAAGCGGCGGCCAGGGAGAGGTCGTTGCAGCTCTGTGCGAGGGATTGCTGGAAAGGGGGGTCGATGTTCATCTGGCTACGCTGAATCTCAAGAAGCGTTTTCAACTGGAATCTCAGATGACCGAAAGCCAGTGGCGTGAAATCCGCTACAAAATCGAAGCGGAAAATATTCATCTGATCAGTTCCGCGATTTTTGCCGACAATCTCAGTGCCTATTCCGGAGATCCTCTGCGAACCGCAGCTGAATTTCAACGGGAAATCGTCAACAACGTCATCAAGACCGTCCGATCAAGGCACGATGGCCGGCTGATCCTCCATAGCCACGACTGGATGGCCGGCGGTGTCATTACGGCCTATGCAAAATCGACCAATGTTCCTGTTCTGCATACCGTTCACAATGTCTTTACGGAAAACCTGCCGCTGAGCCTTCTGGAAGGCGTCAATCTCCCCAGCATAGCTGAGGACATCTATTACTCTGAGGCGTACGGACAGGCTTGCGTCGACTGTCAGGCTACAGCCATTAAAAATGCTACACTCATCAACTTCGTGGGAGAGCGATTTCTCCGTGAGGTGGTGAATGACTTCTTCCTTGATCGTCCCCTCGTCCCATCCAGTGTTCGGAGTGAAGTCAAAGCGAAGTATTACAACGACGCGGCCCGGGCGATCATCAATGCCCCGGCTTCCGTCATGTACCCGGAAAACTGTCCATCTCTGGTACAGAAGTATGGCGTTGACGACCCCATCATGCAGGCGAAAAGGGAAAATCTGGTTGAGTTTCAGAAAAGAACCGGATTGAATGTCAATCCGGACGCGATTCTCTTTTTCTGGCCTTCCCGCCTGGATCCTGTCCAGAAGGGGGTTGAACTACTGGAGGCCGTTGCTCAGCGTTTCATTACGACCTATCCCAGCGTCCAGATCGCCATTGTAGGCGACGGGATAGGCAGCGATCGTACCCATGTGGATATTCTCGGGAAAATTGCCTATGCCTCGCAGGGTCGAATCGCCTATCATAGATTTGATGAAGGCCTCTCAATGCTTGGTTTTGCCGCTGCAAGCGATGTCTTCGGCGCATCCCTCTACGAGCCATGCGGTCAGATCGACCAGGTGGGAAACCTTTTCGGCGCCACAGCCACCAACCGGGATACCGGCGGCTATCACGACAAGATCTCCGAATTACGCCTCAAGATTGACGGCGCTCCCCAGGATGTGGGCAATGGCTTTCTTTTCCGTGATTATGACCCGGGCGGTTTGTGGTATGGTCTGGAAAAAAGTATGTTTTTCCACAGAAAACCCCTCCATGTCCGGGAAGCTCAAATTCGGCGGATCATGAAGGAATCGCGGGAAAAATATGACCTTCAGGCGATGATTGCCCAGTACATTCGGATCTACGAAAAACTCAACGGCGGGAAACCCCTCGTTTAA